The genome window ACGTTGCCGTTGGTGATGGCGTCGACGGCGGCGGCCACGGCGCCGCACGAGTCGTGCGCCAGGACCACGACGAGCGGTGCACCGAGGACCGTCACGCCGTACTCGATGGACCCGATGACCGTGGTGTCGAGCACGTGGCCCGCGGTGCGCACGACGAAGAGGTCCCCCAGTCCCTGGTCGAAGATGATCTCGGCCGCGACGCGGCTGTCCGAGCAGCCGAACACCACCGCGAACGGGTGCTGCTCGGCGCTCAGCTCGGCGCGCCGGTCGATGCCCTGCGACGGGTGCAGCATGCGGTCCTCGACGAACCGCACGTTGCCCGCGCAGAGCTCCGCCCACGCGGCGGCAGGGGTCGTGGGGGCGGTGGTGGCGGCGGTCATGCGCCGGCTCCCTTCGTGTCCGTGGCGGCGGGTACGTCATCGAGCTCGGCGCGTCGCGGCGGGTCCGCACCGGGTCGCGAGACCGTGATCGCGGCGATCCGGGCGCAGCGCTCCAGCACCTTCTGCAGCACGGCCGGGTCCGCGTCGTGCAGCGCGGCCCGGCGGCCGGCGCCCAGCAGCCCGGCCGACCACAGGCCGTCGATGAGGCCGCCCATGAACGAGTCGCCCGCGCCGACCGTGTCGGCGACCGTGACGCGCGGCGCCGTCACCGAGAGCCGGGCGCCGGCCGACGTGACAGCGAACGCGCCCTCGCCGCCGTGCGTGACGACGACGAGCGCGGGACCGGACCGGCTCCACGTCTCGGCGATCTCGGCCGGTGCGACGCCGGGCTGCAGCCACGCGAGGTCCTCGTCGCTGACCTTCACCACGTCGACGAGCCGCACGAGACGCTCGACGACGGGCAGCACGTCGGCCGCCTCACCCATGAGCGCGGGCCGCAGGTTCGGGTCGTAGGTCAGGGTCGACACCTCGCGACGGCTCTCGAGCAGCGCGGCGACCTTGGGGGCGCCCGGCATCAGCACGGTGGCGATCGACCCCGTGTGCACGACGAGCGGCGCGTCGCCGTCCTCGTCCCACGACGACGGCAGGTCCCACTCGAGGTCGAACTCGTACGTCGCGACGCCGGCGGCGTCCAGGTGGGCGGTCGCCACGGGCGTCCTCGCGGGCGTGCGGTCGCCGTGCAGCACCCGGACGCCCGACCTCTCGAGGTGCCGGCGCACGAGGTCACCCTCGGCGTCGGGCGCG of Cellulomonas dongxiuzhuiae contains these proteins:
- a CDS encoding carbohydrate kinase family protein; this translates as MSDGTPGRALVVGEALVDAVRRPDGTRGEHPGGSPANVALGLARLGRPADLLTWLAPDAEGDLVRRHLERSGVRVLHGDRTPARTPVATAHLDAAGVATYEFDLEWDLPSSWDEDGDAPLVVHTGSIATVLMPGAPKVAALLESRREVSTLTYDPNLRPALMGEAADVLPVVERLVRLVDVVKVSDEDLAWLQPGVAPAEIAETWSRSGPALVVVTHGGEGAFAVTSAGARLSVTAPRVTVADTVGAGDSFMGGLIDGLWSAGLLGAGRRAALHDADPAVLQKVLERCARIAAITVSRPGADPPRRAELDDVPAATDTKGAGA
- a CDS encoding carbonic anhydrase, which gives rise to MTAATTAPTTPAAAWAELCAGNVRFVEDRMLHPSQGIDRRAELSAEQHPFAVVFGCSDSRVAAEIIFDQGLGDLFVVRTAGHVLDTTVIGSIEYGVTVLGAPLVVVLAHDSCGAVAAAVDAITNGNVPPGFVQAVVDRVIPSIVGLTASGRPLDSFDAATLGHQHVLHTARQLHGYSVSLADEIAAGRCAIVALEYTLADGRARLAHVIGDIGAGMGVVPPQD